The sequence below is a genomic window from Mytilus edulis chromosome 2, xbMytEdul2.2, whole genome shotgun sequence.
atgaacatgtaaatattgcttaaaccacgaaaattgatacccacgaattaaagtactttcgcAGTACATGAAGAAACTTTATTGTAATAACTATATGAGAAAGATTTTGTTGTTCTATTCACAAGTTACTTTCAGTGGGTACTCTTGGTCATTCCAGCTTTGACAAacaatagaattgagaatggaaatggggaatgtgtcaaagagacaacaacccgaccatagaacagacaacagtagaaggtcaccaacaggtcttcaatgcagcaagaaatttcTGCACCCGGAAGTGTCCTTCGGTTGAcacctaaacaaatatacatactagttcagtgataatgaacgccatactaaactgcAAATTGTACacgagaaactaaaattaaaaataatacaagactaacaaaggccagaggctcctgacttgggacaggcgtaaaaatgtGGCAggtataaacatattttttgtttagatctcaaccctccccctataacaAACATTGTTAAGGCCTAAGGACGCTTATTAGGTGGGAGCATAAACTGAATAAAGCTTCATACTTCAGATGTAAGAAGACCTTGATAATTCTAACTTGTATATAGTTGAGATTAGTTTCTTACTTGTATATAGTTGAGATTAGTTTCTTACTTGTATATAGTTGAGATTAGTTTCTTACTTGTATATAGTTGAGATTAGTTTCTTACTTGTATATAGTTGGGATTAGTTTCTTAAGTTTCTGTCTGGCATATCTCTGTTGATCTTGATCATATTTTCATAGTACAGCCACTTCTTTTAGTGTGATTCATTATGAGTaagaatataatatttttatagaaTCATTGCAAGGTTTACATGTCCGTCAGACATGGTTCACCTGAAAGAACCCCTTCATGGATCAGGgataaatgtttagtttttgtggtaAAGTGCATTTATCAGATACTGTTAATCTTACTTTGACTACATTTGATGATTAATTGGTCAATGTATAATTTTGTTGGTTAGGTCTCTGTTTCAGACACTATAAGTAGAAATACCACTATATTGCTGTATAAAATGATTGTTTAGTGTACATGTCCGTTTGGCAGAGGTCATCTGAATTTCACTTCATTGTTCATTGATTAGTGTTAAGTTACAGGTGTTAGGTCTGTTTCTCAGAAAATGTTATCAatataggtcaactttatttggtgtatggaatgattttaaggttTATATGCATGTTGATCTTGCAGTTCATGATggacagggttcatctgaccttgaccttaatttcaaggGTCATTGATAATGTTAAAGTTAATGTGATATCTGTAGTAAGACCTTGATACTTAATGTGTCAGTACTGGCTTGAATTCATTTATATTATTGTACAACAGACACTACCTAGCATATGCGTAACCTTGTAAAAAATGTCTGATAACtttgttcatttcatttttaGTGGAAGAGAAAGGACATTTATTTGATAAGAAGCAATTACCACAAGAAAATGAAGAGAAAAAGAAACCAAAAATGTCTTCCTTATCATGGTTGTTAGAAAATGCTGCTATTACAGGATCAAATCCTTTCCTGGAATATGCCAAATTTGATGGAAAGGTATTTAGATGACAAAATCTAGAAGTAGaatttgaagtttatttcttttaaatgccCCTTCAGAATacggataatttttttttctatattgattagcaattttttttctcacaaattaTAAATGCACTGcagtcaataaaaaaaacaaaaatatgtaaaacataaagaCTGAAACTAACAAGTTATTTTAATTACTGAAGGACAGCAAAGACAGTATTAagattttttgtatttaatattatttataatttattggaCCTATCtgtatttaatgtatttttcagTACATTTTGTTCAACAATTTTTTTCAGGCAAGTGTTGGGGCAACTAAAAAGATGGATATATTCTTAACAATGGCTTTGCCTGCCGACAGAAGTTATCCAATATCAGTTGTTGTTATAGCAACAGCAAAAATTCAGGAATTGATTGGACTAGTGTGCTGGCAGTATACTAATGAAGGGAGAGAACCCATGCTTCAGTAAGTTCTATCCAGGTCAAAGAATACATAAATGTATGTAACATCCTAAGCAGATGATTAGAACATTgacttgaaattttttttattttctacagaaacaaaacattcaaaagaaaacatagagctgaaataaaattgaactttgacatacacaaaaaaaaaaagcatgtacCAAAATTCATTGGCCAATATTTTTGGTTCACTTCATTTCCTTTACCAGAAAAAAATCTTCTGATTTATATCATTTGTCAAGTTAATTGCTCAACATACTGACAGTGATTTTATATACaagaaacaaacaaatgatataaTGTTATTATATTGTTGTCTAAAACAAAATACTTTGAAGGAAAGATAATATTTGGAATCAAGTGTATTGCTGCAACTAACCAAATCCATTCTGACCAGCATACAATAAACAAACCCATTAGTAAAGTGCTTGTACTTCATTAATACAAAGCTCTATACTTGAATGAGATTATCTGACAGAATAAAAAACTAATTTATTATACTGACATTGAAAAGCATTgattgattttgaagaaaaaatattcaagCTTTCATATTTTACAAAAGAATTTTAAAGCTATGCAGTAACTgagaaaataaaactatttatattatatttctaGTGACAATATAGAAAGATACTGTCTACATATAGCAGAGGATGATGGTGAAGTTGACATGGATTTTCCCAGTCTGGATCCTAAAGAACCAGTCTCTAAATTTGGATTCTCTAAACTAGCTCTTGTTGAAAAAGACTTACCAACTGCAAAATCACCAAAATCTTCCTTTGTGGTCACAATGTaagttgagaaaaaaaatgtctatGCTAAAAAATTGTGTTCTTGTGTTGTCTTATCCTTGTGTACCTTACATAATCCTTCACAGGTCCTTGCAATGTCTATAGTAAATGTGGACTACAAACAAAATTGAAGATTTCacataataacataaatatgtttcattaagattattttgaatttgaatgcAACATAGTcaagaaaataaattgatttacttaatacttaaaatatatatattaacaaggTTAAATGATATATGGAATAATCACCAATACAGAGATATTGGTAAATTTCCCCCATTAAGTAGATTGAAACTTTATTTGAGATGTGAGGTACACGGAAACCATACTAATACGGAAAGATTAAAAGTACTAATATTTGTTGTATCTTATTGGTTTATAATTGCATGATCTATCAAAGATATTTCCATGGTATACAATTCTTTTCCAGATATGTACCAAACAGAGGATTTAACAAATTTCAGATGGAAAGTATGAATATCCCAATGCGAGATATACTACAGAGAATTTTAAAGAGAAGAAAGATTAGGCCAAGACCaggtaaaaatgtatttataaataaacaacgATGATAAAAATGGTAAAGCATATATATTGAAACCAGTAAAATAATGCTTCTGGAatagaaaaatctataatatTGTCTAATGGGTGAGTAGAAATCTTTTACCACTGGAttttaaacaaccaacaatcaattaattaaaaatCTTTTAAGCTCACCACAAGTTAAAATGTACAGATtccaaaacaatttaaattttacagtttaactgaattaaattttttaattttgatggtTGGATAGTAAGTTTTActtgcatattcaggacaataacATGTTAGTTTGATATGATGCTTTGTACTAGACCTATACTCAGAGCCAAAATTTTGAAATGCTTGTTCACAAAGTAACAGTCTGCATGATGTCGAGTCACCATACACAAGCTCATGACTCTGAAACTTATCACACAAGTCTCTTATTCATGCTTAGAGGAGAAGCAGCAATTTTTTGTTTGAAGTCTATAGTTTAACCTTGGTAGGGATCCAATCCACCAGCTGATACCCTCCTGGTAATCATACTATCACAATGCAACacaaaatatcaatattgaaattatataaaaaaaaattcatgattCATAAACCTAAAAGACAATAACAGAAAATATTTATTATCATTTCAGGCTTAAATTACAATTTAGAAAAACAGGAAGAACCTGGGGTGTCAATTGATTTAGATGCTACCTTAGCCAGTATGGATACAATGGAGTTCAGTCTAGTCAGGGAAAATAGTAAGtcgttttatattattataatatatcaaaaacacttttcaaataatttctgaattagaaaataatgtttatgataAGCATCAACTGTAAgaactaaaaaatttcaaaaatttgctCTCTTTTAGACAAACTATCAATTTATATTTTCTCTTTCTGTTCTAGTGCCCATTAGATCAAGCCTTCGGGAAAACTATAGGTCCTATTGATTTGAAGTGATTACCATCCATGGGACAATTTCAGAGTAGCAGGCTTGgatgaaaatttataattttattaaaatgttaaattagcCAAAACTGAATTTGCATGGTGTCAGGCTAAATTTTTCTTTACAACAATCTGTATAGGTCTTTGTGAGTTTGATGCTCTTATGTAATttatattatcgctattttgtgcacttttcgtttgatctttttttgtgataattttcatatcatgctacatGACTTGAGATGGAAAcgttatcgctagaaactaagcagacACGTGGcattgctaacgaaattgacatgaaattgacaacgtcgtcataggtaaaatagcgataaacagattatcattggtcatctcaactcgattgcctttctcgtttttgccgtcccggctcaagtgagaaaatcaatctcgttatGAGGATCAActataatctataattattgaCCAGTTATTTTATACACAAAAGATTTTCTTTAGATATGCAGGAAAAATATACTGCTGTACTAACTTCTTTTGTTTCTATTATAGGTACTAGAAGACATCATAATGAAGGGTCAGAGGATGAGGTATCTACAATGGCAGATTCTCTTACAAGTCATCAGTACAAAAGTTATATTGTCAGCATGGTCCATCGCCTTAGAGCTAATACAGATGTTCAGCTGGGTAAATTATTAGGAATCTATTCAGGATGTGTTCTTGATAAATATCTTGTTTTCTTAAAATCTAAGCACTATGTATTTTGgtggctttttttttaatgtgcaaTCAACAATTTTTGACCCACCGAATTATTTTGGAATAATCCTCATTGAAATCCTTAAAAAACGGATGGTTTCaaaaaggagtaggggcaatatcAACCTACCggtaattaaaaaccgatctctcgtTGCTCTcgttttctgatatgtcacgtgggagatctaacgaaacccgatTTGAGGTCACGTGTAAGTTAACtagaagttatgaatttataatgttATGCAAATGATTTGACGAGGACCTATTaattagccaatcaaaaaagtttatgaattatttggaCTGACGATTtcttcgtaaataaaatgagttacatccctttacctCACGATTAACTTTCAAGATCATCAAAGACTcattttcattggtcgaaaaagacacacctacaaggtcactcacatgtgacctcaaagcgtgTTTCAtaagatctcccacgcgacatatcagaaaacgggagcgatgagagattggtttttaattagattggggcACTATTAAGGGCCTTCATTGCCCATAATATAacatcaaattcaaaaattatcattcatatttttaaagttgtCCTAAGTAGTCTGAGGTACAAgtcaagaaaataaaaacaaattacacATTGAACAACTTATCATGGCAACAAACCAAAATTTCTTGattttccttgtttaaaaaaaaaaaatgaaaaacttgtttggaaattttaacaataactatttgtttactatatttaCACCCCTCCACCATTTCATTtgactttttatgccccacctacgatagtagagaggcattatgttttctggtctgtgcctccgtttgtcTGTGAGTCTGTTTgttctgcttcaggttaaagtttttggtcagggaagtttttgatgaagttgaagtccaatcaatttgaaacctagtacacatgttcaccatgatatgatctttcttattttaatgtcaaatttaagttttgaccCCAGTTTTAAAGTCCacagaacaaagaaaaagatagtgcaagctcaggttaaagcttttggtcaaggtacttttcaatgaagttgaagtccaatcaacttgaaatttagtacgcatattccctatgatatattctttttaattgtaatgccaaattaaagtattgacctcaatttcacggtccactgaacatgtaaaatggtAGTGagagtgggacatccgtgtactatggacacattcttgttgtttatGCTTTCTGTTGTTTTTCTAGGAAGTTGTCAACTAAAAGAATTGTTAAAGACACAAAAACCTTGTTTGACCCAGTTTCTCAATTCAAATAGATAATATCACACGACTATAacttatattatttttacaatatttatattcattatgTCAAGTAGAAACACGATACTGTTCATTCACAAATTATTATGTGCATTTATTACTATAGGATTTTGGATGAATGGACAAAAAAGCGAGATTAATTATTATAATATCTGGACAACTtgtatgcaataatttctgaattttaatgTATATCATGACATTTTTCAGGTGTTAGTGGAGAGAAGGTAGAGGTAGACCCAGTTGGTTCAAAAGGGACTAAATTTTTCAAACAAAGGGCCATGACTTATGATGCTGATAATATTGCATCTTGTGAAATCTTGGAAGAGAAATCAACAGGTAGTCTGTCAATATTGtggaaatatattatatataacttaacTGTGAAATCCACATCTAATACAGAAAATAAAGCATAAAAAGTACAGAATAACTGCcaaaaaacattgtaaaattcTAATGAAAAGTTCGATCATTTTAGAAACGGGAATAACATTAATGTTTACTTTTCAAACACACCCAAGTTTATGTCTCATTTGAAAATAACAACAATCTCTTAGTAAAAGCACACTCAAAGTTTTGATTAAACTATAGACTATACATTTTAACCTTTGAAAACTAGATTGATAaacttaatttttgaaaatgtataaaatatatattgttctGTAGTCAAAagtgaaaccaggttcaatctaccatttttgtcaagccttccactttagtcgaaaaagcgacaCATAGGGATCCTACATTCCGTCCGTGTCGACGTCGTCTTCGGTGGTGGCAGTGGCCACAAATATTCAccctgtggttaaagtttttgaaatttggatAACTTTCTTTAAATATACTAGATTTCTATTAAGCTTggatagaagcttgtttatgatcataagataatattcaaaagtaaattttgcaaaaataaaattccatttttccgtattttacttataaatggacttagttgaacattacattcactctatggttaaagtttttaaaattttaataacttttttataccATTTTGGATTTGTACGAAACTTGGACTGAAGCaagtttatgatcaaaagctagtatctataTATAGCATGTATACTATGCATGATTCACATGCGTGGCAAGAAACATGTGTATAATGCATGTAAAACACCTGTGACATGTGTGTTTTTAGATACATGCATAACACATGTAGAAGGgaattttgttaaaatgtacatgtatctgtattttacttataaatggacttagtttttcttccagttaacattacatccagtctgcagttaaatttgttttaacatttataagattcataaactatcctggatgtttaccaaacttggacagaagcttcttacaataaaaaaatagtatcaagaggaatgattttattgatttttttcctcatttttatgagcctgcgatttacagcaatagtaggcgagacactgggttccgcggaacccttacaaattttttctataatgtcctgtaccaagtcaggaatatggcagttcttATCAAATAGTCAATATCTGTgtatgttgtaatttttttttgttgaaattccgtgtttctgttgttattttgttttcctcttatagttgatttgtttcccttggttttagtttgttacctgcatttgtttcccttggttttagtttgttacctgaATTTgcttcccttggttttagtttgttacctggatttgtttcccttggttttagtttgttacctggaTTTGTTTCCCtgggttttagtttgttacctggatttgttttcactttatgactattgaacagccaTATACTACCGTTGTCTTTATTTGCTAACATCATATATAATATTCTTTCAGGTAAATCTGTGTTCAGGATAACTTACCTCACAAGCCATGATTATAAACACAGTGATTTCGAGTCAGATTCAGAAGTGGGTAATGAAATTGTGTCAAAAATTAATAACATTCTTGAATTAAGACTTAGTCCTGTGAGGAAAGACTTTGTGGCTACTAGAGCAGCAAAGCATTTAAGAAAGAGAGATTCATTACGAGATTCCTTTAGACTGTCTAAGTACACTGATAACTGAAAGACAGAACTATTTTTGTACTATCAGTCATAATTTCATAAAAGATGTAAAGAATCATGGTTATATACCTCTATATAAATCTGACATTGAGCTGCTAGATATACAGTCATTTTATCAAGATTACCAATACTGTGTTACCATGAAAGACAAAGGTGTGTGTAATTGATAAAATATTGAGTATTTATTAAGTCTGAAGAACAGACAAGGTCTTTTAAATTAacatacaaacagaaaaataattattgttgAACAATATACAGTTTTTTTAATGGTTTCAAATTATTGTTGTatcttatgaaataaaatatagataaTTGTGTAAAATTTAATTCATGAGTTTCAGCTAGAGAAGTTTACTTCATGTCTCCAAGGTATATATTAGCAGATTACCAAGCTTTGTGAGTGTGTGTAAAAAAACATCTTCTCTTCTGGCATGTTACaaggattttttatttataagtaGTAATTCAACCCAAAGTAAATTGATAATGTGATTTGGTGCTCTGTAAAACATGGTTCAATCTACCACTTACTTTTGAAGTGTGTCTGTACCAACTCTGAATTATTGACAGTTTTTAGTCCTCTACCAAATtcgaaggggactttaggtttgcactccatTCGTCTGTCCATCTATCagtccggcaaatcagttttccacacttttgtcttcatgcttgaagatgtttgttaatttgatattttgtttattgtcttATTATGACAAGTtacaaattaatttcaaattttgttccattctgatgattttgtgcagagttatggtcctttgacTTAGAAAGTTCAGTAAAATAATCATTgttccattcttttttttttatcattcttcaAGATATTGATTAgataattggtatatagttttatcatgacaagttacagttcaagtttgaattttgttcttgTCAGATGACTTTGTACAGAAATATGGTCCTTGCACTTAAAAAGTTCACTTAAATAATCAGTTGTCCATTTTTTTTTGGTCATGCTTGAAGATGCTGACTTCATATTTGTGATACAGTTTTCACCATGAAAAGTTagagatcaagttagaattttttCCAATACAATGTATTTTTTCTGTGTTAGGGGATTATATATTGCCATTAAATACTCACAGAATGATTGTTCTCTTTGatatcaaaataaaagattttcctTTACGCAGCCgatatttgtggatatttattGAATATACCTTGGGAATTTTGTGAATGCAAATATCCTACTTTCAAAAGTAGCCTCATCAGGGACTTGAAAAATTAGACTTGCTGCTTCTCTGCATTGGTCTGCTAACCACTCAgaatttaagaataaaaacaaagattGGTTTGATTCATATTCAGAATATGTCAGGATAGGGTAAAATAGCACCACCATGTGAACTAGTATGGCTAATTTATAAGCATGtcagtctagtacaaagcaggatTCACAACACAtcaatttgttctcgtcctgatgTGCATATAATATTGgtagtacatgtatttgattaTGGATGCCAAATACTCATTCATCCATTATTCATTATAGGTTAATTCATACAAAACATTTATAGAGTTAAATTATCCATTTATTGCACAATAATCAGACCCTGTTGATTCTATCTTGACATAATATTGAGGTCACAATGTC
It includes:
- the LOC139512980 gene encoding target of rapamycin complex 2 subunit MAPKAP1-like, whose amino-acid sequence is MAMTDNARFLISHLRNSFITSDDTGMCELIIESEDYDEYDSKSRHDSSSISDSGMDSDTNLSSSYDILPDMGYGHRRRSNTAQKLERMKKERRSQRKIKNVPWRDSSSEYNVEEKGHLFDKKQLPQENEEKKKPKMSSLSWLLENAAITGSNPFLEYAKFDGKASVGATKKMDIFLTMALPADRSYPISVVVIATAKIQELIGLVCWQYTNEGREPMLHDNIERYCLHIAEDDGEVDMDFPSLDPKEPVSKFGFSKLALVEKDLPTAKSPKSSFVVTIYVPNRGFNKFQMESMNIPMRDILQRILKRRKIRPRPGLNYNLEKQEEPGVSIDLDATLASMDTMEFSLVRENSTRRHHNEGSEDEVSTMADSLTSHQYKSYIVSMVHRLRANTDVQLGVSGEKVEVDPVGSKGTKFFKQRAMTYDADNIASCEILEEKSTGKSVFRITYLTSHDYKHSDFESDSEVGNEIVSKINNILELRLSPVRKDFVATRAAKHLRKRDSLRDSFRLSKYTDN